One part of the Corynebacterium sp. CNCTC7651 genome encodes these proteins:
- a CDS encoding cation transporter codes for MVVHKLLNPVAPSPEGLTATAVGALVVNLICAVILLRVRDAGSSLTTGAWLAARNDALANILIIVAGLLTFVWATAWFDIIAGLIIGAVNLFAFQEVWEESREEHDSLEEAFAEMDCD; via the coding sequence ATGGTGGTGCACAAGCTGCTCAACCCGGTTGCACCGTCGCCCGAGGGGTTGACTGCCACGGCGGTTGGTGCGCTGGTGGTGAACCTCATCTGCGCCGTGATCCTGCTGCGGGTGCGCGACGCCGGCTCCTCCCTGACCACCGGCGCGTGGCTCGCCGCCCGCAACGATGCTTTGGCCAATATCCTCATCATCGTCGCCGGCCTGCTCACCTTTGTGTGGGCCACCGCGTGGTTCGACATCATCGCCGGCCTGATCATCGGCGCGGTGAACCTCTTCGCCTTCCAGGAGGTGTGGGAGGAGTCCCGCGAGGAACACGACTCCCTGGAGGAAGCCTTCGCCGAAATGGACTGCGACTAG
- a CDS encoding thiamine pyrophosphate-dependent enzyme: MLIQVGAKLWDKPSDNFSLRQELDRVNVVISADPDQIANSGAITHHVLADPATFAEALGSVNLDGKPDTAEWFAEAREIHEAFSTIPPAGERFPNLPEGAVDMYGVMEAIVEKLDARALCTYGAGNHCFWPQRFFPTRAYPSMLATRLGAMGYSVASAMAAKLADPERTVVAFTGDGELMMNGQELITAVRYETPMLVVVVDNQQYGTIRANQEKHYPGRVEGTQLVNPEFTLWAQSMGAWAEKVEVDDEVRGAVDRAFEQVEAGRVALLHVVVDQDHATPEGSAEA; the protein is encoded by the coding sequence GTGCTGATCCAGGTCGGCGCCAAGCTGTGGGATAAGCCCAGCGACAACTTCTCGCTGCGCCAGGAGCTGGACCGCGTGAATGTGGTGATTAGCGCGGACCCGGACCAGATTGCCAACAGCGGCGCCATCACCCACCACGTGTTGGCGGACCCGGCGACGTTCGCGGAGGCGCTGGGCAGCGTCAACCTGGACGGCAAGCCAGACACCGCCGAGTGGTTCGCAGAGGCTCGCGAGATCCACGAGGCATTCAGCACCATCCCGCCGGCCGGGGAGCGGTTCCCGAACTTGCCGGAGGGCGCGGTGGATATGTACGGGGTGATGGAAGCGATCGTCGAAAAGCTGGATGCGCGAGCGCTGTGCACCTACGGTGCCGGGAACCACTGCTTCTGGCCGCAGCGCTTCTTCCCCACCAGGGCCTACCCTTCGATGCTGGCGACGCGGCTGGGCGCGATGGGGTATTCGGTGGCGTCCGCGATGGCGGCGAAACTGGCGGATCCGGAGCGCACCGTGGTGGCGTTTACTGGCGACGGCGAGTTGATGATGAACGGCCAAGAGCTGATCACCGCGGTGCGGTATGAGACCCCGATGCTGGTGGTTGTGGTGGATAACCAGCAGTACGGCACAATCCGGGCGAACCAGGAGAAGCACTACCCTGGACGTGTGGAGGGGACGCAGCTGGTCAACCCGGAGTTCACGCTGTGGGCGCAGTCCATGGGCGCGTGGGCCGAAAAGGTTGAGGTGGACGACGAGGTCCGGGGTGCCGTCGACCGCGCTTTCGAGCAGGTCGAGGCAGGCCGCGTAGCGCTATTGCACGTGGTGGTGGACCAGGATCACGCCACGCCGGAGGGCAGCGCGGAGGCGTAG
- a CDS encoding thiamine pyrophosphate-binding protein produces the protein MTSQQMHVGEAIVKTLETHGVDHAFLVPGESFLAVLDGLHDSPVKAIVCRHEGGASFAAEAHGKATGQAGVCMVTRGPGAANAKIGLYTAWQDETPMVLFIGLVPTEDRYRESFQEFDANAWFGDITKGVYVIDAPERASRIVAAAFHLAMSGRRGPVVVGLPEDIIEEPFAGTIAQPHTRAAGAVSPADLEAVGAALRTAKRPLIFEGGQGWTQDAADAWQRFAEEHQIPVLNDMRSSDKIHFDSPRTRAGWALPATRTRRRCLSRRTC, from the coding sequence ATGACCTCACAGCAGATGCATGTCGGCGAAGCCATTGTGAAAACCCTGGAGACCCACGGCGTGGACCACGCTTTCTTAGTCCCCGGCGAGAGCTTCCTCGCCGTGTTGGATGGGCTGCACGATTCTCCCGTTAAGGCCATTGTGTGCCGCCACGAAGGCGGCGCGTCCTTCGCCGCGGAGGCCCACGGCAAGGCCACTGGCCAGGCTGGGGTGTGCATGGTGACCCGCGGTCCCGGCGCGGCGAACGCCAAAATCGGCCTTTACACAGCGTGGCAGGACGAGACGCCGATGGTGCTGTTCATCGGCCTGGTGCCTACCGAGGACCGGTACCGCGAATCCTTCCAGGAGTTCGACGCGAACGCATGGTTCGGGGACATCACCAAAGGCGTGTACGTGATTGACGCACCGGAGCGCGCCTCCCGGATTGTCGCCGCCGCGTTCCACCTCGCCATGTCCGGCCGCCGCGGGCCGGTGGTGGTGGGCCTTCCGGAGGACATTATTGAGGAGCCGTTTGCAGGCACCATCGCGCAGCCGCACACGCGGGCGGCAGGCGCGGTGTCGCCAGCAGATCTCGAAGCCGTCGGGGCTGCGTTGCGCACCGCGAAGCGGCCCCTGATCTTTGAGGGCGGCCAGGGCTGGACCCAAGACGCGGCGGATGCGTGGCAGCGTTTCGCGGAAGAGCACCAGATCCCCGTGCTCAACGACATGCGATCCAGCGACAAGATCCACTTCGACTCCCCGCGAACGCGGGCTGGCTGGGCACTGCCCGCAACGAGGACACGGCGGCGCTGCTTGAGCAGGCGGACGTGCTGA
- a CDS encoding DNA-3-methyladenine glycosylase I, with protein MTTPQPSSQRSSQYPITGPDGLARPPWAATDPLLRDYYDTEWGMPVRDEAGMFERLCLEGFQVGLSWRLILTKRDALRTAFHGFDPDKVAAMEGIEHLLDDDSLIRNRRKLAAPLINAKATLALREEGTDLAEFIWSYQPDATPVPASMEDVPSQSPESVALAKDLKTRGFTFVGPVTMYALMESTGIVDTNLVGTWRRGASGVWV; from the coding sequence ATGACTACACCGCAACCCTCATCCCAACGTTCATCCCAGTACCCCATCACCGGACCGGACGGCCTCGCGCGGCCGCCCTGGGCCGCCACCGACCCGCTATTGCGCGACTATTACGACACCGAATGGGGCATGCCCGTACGCGACGAAGCCGGCATGTTCGAGCGCCTCTGCCTCGAGGGCTTCCAGGTCGGCCTGTCCTGGCGCCTCATCCTGACCAAACGCGACGCACTGCGCACCGCGTTCCACGGCTTCGACCCGGACAAGGTCGCCGCCATGGAGGGCATTGAGCACTTGCTTGACGACGATTCTTTGATACGCAACCGCAGAAAACTCGCCGCCCCGCTGATCAACGCCAAAGCCACCCTGGCCTTGCGCGAAGAAGGTACCGACCTCGCGGAATTCATCTGGTCCTACCAGCCCGACGCCACCCCTGTGCCTGCGAGCATGGAGGACGTACCCAGCCAGTCCCCGGAGTCTGTCGCGTTGGCGAAAGACCTCAAAACCCGTGGTTTTACGTTCGTCGGACCCGTGACCATGTATGCGCTGATGGAGTCCACCGGCATTGTGGATACCAACCTGGTGGGAACGTGGCGCCGCGGGGCATCCGGGGTGTGGGTGTAG
- a CDS encoding DoxX family protein: MNRPAVRDFALLLLRVVLGVVFVARGYQHWFGVGMRASGQELAAAGVPQPQLSAYLAGTVELLAGTFLIIGLLTTIAASLLLLLTLAAGYFVHIEHGFFAENGGVEYPLVLAAALFMIVVFGTGRASLDGVLTRD, encoded by the coding sequence ATGAATAGGCCCGCCGTGCGCGACTTCGCACTCCTGCTGTTGCGCGTTGTGCTCGGTGTGGTGTTTGTGGCGCGAGGCTACCAGCACTGGTTTGGGGTGGGCATGCGCGCCTCCGGCCAAGAGCTTGCCGCGGCCGGCGTGCCCCAGCCGCAGCTGAGTGCGTACCTCGCCGGCACGGTGGAGCTTTTGGCGGGCACCTTCTTAATCATCGGGCTGCTGACCACTATCGCAGCCTCCCTGCTTCTGCTGCTCACACTTGCGGCGGGGTATTTCGTGCACATTGAGCACGGCTTCTTCGCGGAAAACGGGGGAGTGGAGTACCCGCTGGTGCTGGCGGCCGCGCTGTTCATGATCGTGGTGTTTGGCACCGGCCGCGCGAGCTTGGACGGAGTGCTCACGCGTGATTGA
- a CDS encoding zf-HC2 domain-containing protein: MIEHEQIQAALSARLDGEQGLLDDAVVDAHVAECDECRRFWERSVALSQQLKRAEGGGELVPPDLSEVILAGVSDPWRKMAQRRMVTLAVGQVALVAMAVVWAVWAVRLLVGPAAAEPAATSFAAVRFGVALALGLCAWRPRQIPGVLLVVGTMFTFTAGFALRDAVLSAGEYPMGLVIVPLLTLVALVWTWVADRGIEVRRAWSLLSADPAS, translated from the coding sequence GTGATTGAGCACGAGCAGATCCAGGCCGCACTCTCCGCGCGGCTTGACGGGGAGCAGGGCTTGCTTGACGATGCCGTGGTGGACGCCCACGTCGCCGAGTGCGACGAATGCCGCCGTTTCTGGGAGCGCTCCGTGGCGCTGTCGCAGCAGCTTAAACGCGCGGAAGGCGGCGGCGAACTGGTGCCGCCGGACCTGTCCGAGGTGATCCTGGCGGGCGTGAGCGACCCGTGGCGCAAGATGGCGCAGCGCCGGATGGTGACGTTGGCGGTGGGCCAAGTGGCCCTTGTAGCCATGGCTGTGGTGTGGGCCGTATGGGCGGTGCGGCTCTTGGTCGGCCCTGCGGCGGCGGAGCCGGCCGCAACATCGTTCGCTGCTGTGCGCTTCGGCGTGGCATTGGCCCTTGGGCTGTGCGCGTGGCGGCCCCGCCAGATTCCGGGCGTGCTGCTGGTGGTGGGCACGATGTTCACCTTCACGGCGGGTTTTGCGCTGCGGGACGCTGTCTTGAGCGCGGGTGAGTACCCCATGGGGCTGGTGATTGTCCCGCTGCTCACACTGGTGGCCCTTGTGTGGACCTGGGTTGCGGACCGCGGCATAGAGGTCCGCCGAGCGTGGTCGCTGTTGAGCGCCGACCCGGCGAGCTAG
- a CDS encoding dolichyl-phosphate-mannose--protein mannosyltransferase → MLPSGVAANTTPVVGSAVVASASCAGEAIGRKCTRGQLLFICVSTVAPASAQPTAPARRPKRPAPGAPVTVPWTRRDTTAAAVIGALALFTRFLGLTQPTSSGTPVFDEKHYVPQGWDMVRSSFNPILGGIESNPGYGLVVHPPLGKQLLAAGETIFGYTPLGWRIMTALFGAAVVVFVFLLARRVSQSTTIGIFAGTIALFDGVLLVAAKFGMLDIFQVLFIVIAAWTLAGDMRQIHHRWHEAWLNGDVAAAGPLGPRMGFRWWRFATGVLLGLAMSVKWSGLYYIAFFGLLGSFWDLWLRKRYGVQKPLAGALLRDVPPALASIVLVPALLYIWSWRAWFASETSVYRHSLSDGTIAGSDWPWLTNLPEPVAGWLYYHFSVLEFHGSLTSSSGHSHPWDSKPWAWLVGARPILYYSATDISCGNGGTCREMIYLFGTPAIWWLTVPVLLWALWVWVTRRDARVIVPFIAWMAGFLPWLIAFDRQMYFFYATALVPFTAVLIALALGNIAQKGKPVTWPLVQKLAGEQVTSGQLAALGYLAIVAASFIYWGPILYGLMVPESYYQSIMWLPSWR, encoded by the coding sequence ATGTTGCCCAGTGGCGTAGCCGCCAACACCACGCCGGTGGTGGGCAGCGCGGTGGTCGCATCGGCATCGTGTGCTGGGGAGGCCATAGGCCGAAAGTGTACGCGGGGGCAGCTACTATTCATCTGCGTGAGTACCGTCGCCCCCGCGTCCGCCCAGCCCACCGCCCCTGCACGGCGCCCGAAGCGTCCAGCTCCCGGCGCGCCCGTGACCGTGCCGTGGACGCGGCGCGACACCACCGCCGCAGCCGTCATCGGCGCGCTGGCGCTGTTTACCCGCTTCTTGGGCCTGACGCAGCCCACCAGCTCCGGCACCCCGGTGTTCGATGAGAAGCACTATGTGCCGCAGGGCTGGGACATGGTGCGCTCCTCCTTCAACCCGATCTTGGGCGGCATCGAATCCAACCCGGGCTACGGCCTTGTGGTGCACCCGCCGTTGGGTAAGCAGCTGCTTGCGGCGGGCGAGACCATCTTCGGCTACACCCCGCTGGGCTGGCGCATTATGACGGCGCTGTTCGGCGCGGCCGTCGTGGTCTTTGTGTTCCTCCTGGCCCGGCGCGTGAGCCAGTCCACCACCATCGGCATCTTCGCTGGCACGATTGCGCTTTTCGACGGCGTCCTGCTCGTCGCCGCCAAGTTCGGCATGCTCGACATTTTCCAGGTGCTGTTCATCGTAATCGCGGCGTGGACCCTGGCCGGCGATATGCGCCAAATCCACCACCGCTGGCATGAGGCGTGGCTGAACGGCGACGTGGCCGCCGCAGGTCCCCTCGGCCCGCGCATGGGTTTCCGCTGGTGGCGCTTTGCCACCGGCGTGCTGCTGGGTCTTGCCATGAGCGTGAAGTGGTCCGGCCTGTATTACATCGCGTTCTTCGGCCTCCTCGGCTCCTTCTGGGACTTGTGGCTGCGCAAGCGCTACGGCGTGCAGAAGCCGCTGGCTGGCGCGCTGCTACGGGACGTCCCGCCGGCGCTGGCTTCCATCGTGCTCGTGCCGGCGCTGCTCTACATCTGGTCCTGGCGCGCCTGGTTCGCCTCCGAGACCTCGGTGTACAGGCACTCGCTGTCGGACGGCACTATCGCCGGGTCTGACTGGCCGTGGCTGACCAACCTGCCGGAGCCGGTTGCCGGCTGGCTGTACTACCACTTCTCCGTCCTGGAGTTCCACGGCTCCCTCACCAGCTCTTCCGGCCATTCCCACCCGTGGGATTCCAAGCCGTGGGCCTGGTTGGTCGGCGCCCGCCCGATCCTCTACTACTCCGCCACCGACATTTCGTGCGGCAACGGCGGCACCTGCCGGGAGATGATCTACCTCTTTGGCACCCCGGCTATCTGGTGGCTGACCGTGCCGGTGCTGCTCTGGGCGCTCTGGGTGTGGGTCACGCGGCGGGATGCCCGTGTGATTGTCCCGTTCATCGCCTGGATGGCTGGCTTCCTGCCCTGGCTGATCGCGTTTGATCGCCAGATGTACTTCTTCTACGCCACCGCCCTGGTGCCGTTCACCGCTGTCCTGATTGCGTTAGCCCTTGGCAACATCGCCCAGAAGGGCAAGCCCGTGACGTGGCCGTTGGTACAAAAGCTCGCGGGCGAGCAGGTCACCTCCGGACAGCTCGCGGCGCTCGGCTACCTGGCCATAGTTGCGGCTTCCTTCATTTACTGGGGCCCGATCCTGTACGGGCTGATGGTGCCGGAGAGTTACTACCAGTCCATCATGTGGCTGCCCAGCTGGCGCTAG
- the rsmI gene encoding 16S rRNA (cytidine(1402)-2'-O)-methyltransferase, protein MASPAHDADATTALPTTGVVLAATPLGNIGDASDRLRAALEHADVIAAEDTRRARALAAALGVEPKGRVVSNFDHNEEQRREELLREARNGIVLVVTDAGMPIVSDPGLALVAAAHDAGVPVTCIPGPSAVTTALALSGLNVGHFIFDGFAPRKAGAREAWLESLKGERRAVCFFESPHRIEATLLDAARVLGDGRRAAVCRELTKTYEEVKRAPLGELAEWAAGGVRGEITVVIEGGEAEAADPEDLVAEVLRRVDAGQRMKDAAKEVAKEHGVKGGELYDAVLAQRG, encoded by the coding sequence ATGGCCTCCCCAGCACACGATGCCGATGCGACCACCGCGCTGCCCACCACCGGCGTGGTGTTGGCGGCTACGCCACTGGGCAACATCGGGGACGCGTCGGACCGTCTCCGCGCCGCGCTGGAGCACGCGGACGTGATTGCTGCGGAGGACACCCGACGTGCGCGCGCCCTCGCCGCCGCGTTGGGCGTGGAGCCCAAGGGCAGGGTGGTCTCCAACTTCGACCACAACGAAGAGCAGCGGCGCGAGGAGCTGCTGCGGGAAGCGCGTAACGGGATAGTGCTGGTGGTGACGGATGCCGGCATGCCCATCGTCTCCGACCCGGGGCTGGCGCTGGTAGCCGCCGCGCACGACGCGGGCGTGCCGGTCACGTGCATCCCCGGCCCATCCGCGGTGACCACTGCGCTTGCGCTCTCCGGGTTGAACGTGGGGCACTTTATTTTCGACGGTTTCGCCCCGCGCAAAGCCGGTGCCCGCGAGGCGTGGCTGGAGTCACTCAAAGGAGAGCGGCGGGCGGTGTGCTTCTTTGAGTCGCCCCACCGCATCGAGGCGACATTGTTAGACGCGGCGCGGGTGCTCGGCGACGGCCGCCGCGCCGCGGTGTGCCGTGAGCTGACCAAGACGTATGAAGAGGTCAAGCGCGCCCCGCTGGGCGAGTTAGCCGAGTGGGCAGCTGGTGGGGTACGCGGGGAAATCACCGTGGTCATCGAAGGTGGGGAAGCGGAAGCGGCGGATCCGGAAGACTTGGTCGCGGAGGTGCTGCGCCGCGTCGACGCGGGCCAGCGGATGAAGGATGCCGCCAAGGAAGTGGCGAAGGAACACGGCGTGAAGGGCGGGGAATTGTACGACGCGGTGCTGGCGCAGCGCGGGTAG
- a CDS encoding BCCT family transporter, protein MSQRDATEKPIASDQPVTPDQSATGELASLIAADQRGDLAEATLPEDNVEMQSEADNAPIDLAIVLPLVAVVIAVVGWALASPSGFTDFASDAFTWVMENVGWAFIFFGTAFVIFVLVVAFSKFGTIRLGANDEQPEFRTSSWIAMMFAAGMGIGLMFFGASEPLAFYTDGVPGHEPNEVGTAMAQTMFHWTLHPWALYAIVGLAIAYSTFRLGRKQLLSSAFVPLIGQERADGWLGKLIDGFAIFATIFGTACSLGLGAIQISSGLEASGFVDNPSDKLIIGIVTVLTLAFLLSAMSGVGKGIQWLSNFNMVVAALLAIFVFVLGPTVSILNLLPTSIGMYLQQFFEMAGRTAESADGEAGGFLSGWTIFYWAWWASWSPFVGTFLARISRGRTIREFCLGVLLVPSGLSTVWFAIFGGTAIKLEQEGSSIAGASNEEQLFNLLHTMPGGYFMGIFAVILLGTFFITSADSASTVMASMSQNGQTSAKPWLAAIWGIATAAVGLTMLLMGGADSLNALQNVTIVAASPFLIILVALMFAIVRDVSNDSLYLAQKEQERFARQLAIERRAHRDQLEFDARRKQMARMLKPRGRS, encoded by the coding sequence ATGTCCCAACGTGATGCAACCGAAAAACCGATAGCGTCTGACCAGCCGGTAACCCCGGACCAATCCGCAACTGGAGAGCTTGCCTCGCTCATCGCCGCCGACCAGCGCGGCGACCTTGCTGAAGCCACGTTGCCTGAAGACAACGTGGAAATGCAGTCGGAGGCGGACAACGCGCCGATTGACCTCGCCATCGTCCTTCCACTTGTCGCCGTGGTCATCGCAGTGGTCGGGTGGGCCCTTGCCTCCCCATCCGGCTTCACCGACTTCGCCAGCGACGCCTTCACCTGGGTGATGGAAAACGTCGGCTGGGCCTTCATCTTCTTCGGCACCGCGTTCGTGATCTTCGTGCTGGTGGTCGCGTTCTCCAAGTTCGGAACCATCCGCCTCGGCGCGAACGATGAGCAGCCGGAATTCCGCACCTCCTCATGGATCGCCATGATGTTCGCCGCCGGCATGGGCATCGGCCTGATGTTCTTCGGCGCATCCGAGCCGCTGGCCTTCTACACCGACGGCGTGCCCGGCCACGAGCCCAACGAGGTGGGCACCGCCATGGCGCAGACCATGTTCCACTGGACACTGCACCCGTGGGCGCTCTACGCCATCGTCGGCCTCGCAATCGCGTACTCCACCTTCCGCCTCGGCCGCAAGCAGCTGCTTTCCTCCGCGTTCGTCCCGCTTATCGGGCAAGAGCGTGCCGACGGCTGGTTGGGCAAGCTCATCGACGGCTTCGCCATCTTTGCCACGATCTTCGGCACCGCCTGCTCCCTGGGCCTCGGTGCCATCCAGATCTCCTCGGGTCTGGAGGCCAGCGGGTTTGTGGATAACCCCTCGGACAAGCTGATCATCGGCATCGTCACCGTGCTCACCCTCGCGTTCCTGCTCTCGGCCATGTCCGGCGTGGGCAAGGGCATCCAGTGGCTATCCAACTTCAACATGGTGGTCGCAGCCCTGCTGGCGATATTCGTCTTCGTGCTCGGCCCCACCGTGTCCATCCTCAACCTGCTGCCCACCTCCATCGGTATGTACCTGCAGCAGTTCTTCGAGATGGCGGGCCGCACCGCCGAGTCAGCCGACGGCGAGGCCGGCGGCTTCCTCTCCGGCTGGACCATCTTCTACTGGGCGTGGTGGGCATCCTGGTCCCCGTTCGTGGGCACCTTCCTCGCCCGCATCTCCCGCGGCCGCACCATCCGTGAGTTCTGCCTCGGAGTGCTGCTTGTCCCGTCCGGCCTGTCCACCGTGTGGTTCGCAATCTTCGGCGGCACCGCCATCAAGCTGGAGCAGGAGGGCAGCTCCATCGCCGGCGCAAGCAATGAGGAGCAGCTGTTCAACCTGCTGCACACCATGCCGGGCGGCTACTTCATGGGTATCTTCGCCGTGATCCTCCTGGGCACGTTTTTCATCACCTCAGCAGACTCCGCGTCCACCGTGATGGCTTCTATGTCCCAGAACGGCCAGACCAGCGCGAAGCCGTGGCTCGCTGCCATCTGGGGCATCGCCACCGCCGCCGTCGGCCTGACCATGCTGCTCATGGGTGGCGCTGACAGCCTGAACGCGCTGCAGAACGTGACCATCGTGGCAGCGTCGCCGTTCCTGATCATCCTGGTCGCGCTGATGTTCGCGATTGTCAGGGACGTGTCCAACGACTCGCTGTACCTGGCGCAGAAGGAGCAGGAGCGCTTCGCGCGCCAGCTGGCCATCGAACGCCGCGCGCACCGCGACCAGCTTGAGTTCGATGCACGCCGCAAGCAGATGGCGCGGATGCTGAAGCCGCGGGGCCGGTCTTAG
- the metG gene encoding methionine--tRNA ligase has product MSASQNVLVCVAWPYANGPRHIGHVAGFGVPSDVFARYQRMSGKNVLMVSGTDEHGTPLLVQADKEGVTVKELADRYNAQIVQDLAGLGLSYDLFTRTTTRNHYAVVQELFRGLYANGYMVKETTQGAISPSTGRTLPDRYIEGTCPICGATDARGDQCDTCGNQLDPADLINPVSKINGETPKFVETEHFLLDLPALHDALEEWLRGREDWRPNVLKFSLNLLEDMRPRAMTRDIDWGIPVPVEGWEDNPGKKLYVWFDAVVGYLSASIEWAQRSGNPDAWKDFWQDPATEGYYFMGKDNITFHSQIWPAELLGYAGLGSKGGEEGSLGRLNLPTEVVSSEFLTMSGSKFSSSKGVVIYVKDFLAEFGPDPLRYFIAVAGPENNDTDFTWDEFVRRVNNELANGWGNLVNRTVSMAHKNFGQVPAPGPLEEADTRILALAEETFASAGAELAAAHFKNAITKIMHVVGEANAYIAEMEPWKLAKDDSQRERLATVLWTALQVVSDCNTMLTPFLPHTAQRVHETLGRTGVWAAEPRVEEVVDDADFDLVGVGLPEQGQTYLTITGDYGAEQATWGRVDVVPGTELSKPQPLIAKLDPELGETGPEWAPVQ; this is encoded by the coding sequence ATGAGTGCATCCCAAAACGTTCTTGTCTGCGTCGCGTGGCCGTATGCGAACGGCCCGCGCCACATCGGTCACGTCGCCGGCTTCGGTGTCCCGTCCGATGTGTTCGCCCGTTACCAGCGGATGAGCGGCAAGAATGTGCTCATGGTGTCCGGTACCGATGAGCACGGCACGCCGCTTCTGGTGCAGGCGGATAAAGAAGGTGTGACCGTCAAGGAGTTGGCGGACCGCTACAACGCCCAGATCGTGCAGGACCTCGCCGGCTTGGGCCTGAGCTACGACCTGTTCACCCGCACCACCACCCGCAACCACTACGCCGTGGTGCAGGAACTCTTCCGGGGCCTTTACGCCAACGGCTACATGGTGAAAGAGACCACGCAGGGTGCCATTTCGCCGTCCACCGGCCGCACTCTTCCGGACCGCTACATCGAGGGTACCTGCCCGATCTGCGGCGCCACCGATGCCCGTGGTGACCAGTGCGACACCTGCGGCAACCAGCTCGACCCGGCCGACCTGATCAACCCGGTGAGCAAGATTAACGGTGAGACGCCGAAGTTCGTGGAGACGGAGCACTTCCTCCTTGACCTGCCCGCGCTGCACGATGCGTTGGAGGAGTGGCTGCGCGGCCGCGAGGACTGGCGCCCGAACGTGCTGAAGTTCTCCCTCAACCTGCTGGAGGACATGCGCCCGCGCGCCATGACGCGCGACATCGACTGGGGCATTCCGGTTCCGGTCGAGGGCTGGGAAGACAACCCGGGCAAGAAGCTCTACGTCTGGTTCGATGCCGTGGTGGGTTACCTGTCTGCCTCCATCGAGTGGGCGCAGCGCTCCGGCAACCCGGACGCGTGGAAGGATTTCTGGCAGGACCCGGCCACTGAGGGCTACTACTTCATGGGCAAGGACAACATCACGTTCCACTCCCAGATCTGGCCCGCTGAGCTGCTGGGCTACGCAGGCCTCGGCTCCAAGGGCGGGGAAGAGGGCTCCCTTGGGCGCCTGAACCTGCCGACGGAGGTTGTTTCCAGCGAGTTTCTCACCATGTCCGGCTCCAAGTTCTCCTCCTCCAAGGGTGTGGTGATCTACGTCAAGGACTTCCTGGCGGAGTTCGGCCCGGATCCGCTGCGCTACTTCATCGCCGTGGCCGGACCGGAGAACAACGACACCGACTTTACGTGGGACGAATTTGTCCGCCGCGTGAACAATGAGCTGGCGAACGGCTGGGGCAACCTGGTCAACCGCACGGTTTCTATGGCCCACAAGAACTTCGGCCAGGTCCCTGCACCGGGTCCGCTGGAGGAAGCGGATACCCGCATCCTCGCCCTGGCGGAAGAGACCTTTGCCTCCGCTGGTGCGGAGTTGGCCGCCGCGCACTTTAAGAATGCCATCACCAAAATCATGCACGTTGTCGGCGAAGCCAACGCCTACATCGCGGAGATGGAGCCGTGGAAGCTGGCGAAGGACGACTCCCAGCGCGAACGCTTGGCCACCGTGCTGTGGACGGCGCTGCAGGTGGTCTCCGACTGCAACACCATGCTCACCCCGTTCCTCCCGCACACCGCGCAGCGCGTCCACGAGACATTGGGCCGCACCGGCGTATGGGCTGCAGAGCCGCGCGTTGAGGAGGTAGTGGATGACGCGGACTTCGACCTCGTGGGCGTGGGCCTGCCGGAGCAGGGGCAGACCTACCTGACCATCACCGGCGACTACGGTGCGGAGCAGGCAACCTGGGGCCGCGTGGACGTTGTCCCCGGCACTGAGCTGTCCAAGCCTCAGCCGCTGATTGCCAAGCTGGATCCGGAGCTGGGCGAGACCGGCCCGGAGTGGGCGCCGGTGCAGTAG
- a CDS encoding HAD family hydrolase, producing the protein MACSVIFDFDGTLAIGHGPVLAYANAVAPYAGEHYVARVEEALRTFDAGDSTYRDGYHVVGELAAQDGVSSGTMNQAYQASREILGTNAAPVNAPVGLADLLAELSQHAELHLATNAPGTGVEQVLDSWGVRPYFDHLHFSVGKPDGLYPILCQALERGRVLAVGDIVEFDLQPAIDLGADTALVGATAAGSDVAVTMRGQTLNDLRGELVSWATQPPTQEPS; encoded by the coding sequence GTGGCTTGCAGTGTGATCTTCGACTTCGACGGGACGCTCGCCATCGGGCACGGGCCGGTGTTGGCGTACGCCAACGCCGTCGCCCCGTACGCAGGCGAGCACTACGTCGCGCGAGTTGAGGAAGCGCTGCGCACTTTCGACGCCGGCGACTCCACCTACCGCGACGGCTACCACGTCGTCGGGGAGTTGGCGGCGCAGGACGGGGTTTCTTCCGGGACGATGAACCAGGCCTACCAGGCCAGCCGTGAGATCTTGGGAACGAATGCAGCACCCGTAAACGCTCCCGTTGGGCTCGCCGACCTCTTGGCCGAGCTCAGCCAGCACGCGGAGCTGCATCTCGCTACAAACGCACCGGGAACAGGGGTCGAACAGGTCCTTGACTCCTGGGGCGTGCGCCCGTACTTCGACCACCTGCACTTTAGCGTCGGCAAGCCGGATGGGCTCTACCCAATCCTGTGCCAGGCGCTAGAGCGCGGCCGCGTGCTCGCAGTGGGCGACATTGTCGAGTTCGACCTGCAGCCCGCTATCGACCTCGGCGCGGATACCGCGCTGGTCGGGGCGACTGCGGCGGGGTCGGATGTCGCCGTGACAATGCGCGGGCAAACCCTCAACGACCTTCGCGGCGAGCTTGTCAGTTGGGCCACCCAACCACCAACCCAGGAACCCTCCTAG